A genomic region of Ficedula albicollis isolate OC2 chromosome 12, FicAlb1.5, whole genome shotgun sequence contains the following coding sequences:
- the MST1 gene encoding hepatocyte growth factor-like protein isoform X1 — protein sequence MQPVLGVLLSLAAALGSGHRSPLNDFQRLRATELLAVSVEPPPPLPAQGTAEQCAQRCAASLACRAFHYDRQSQLCQLLPWTQHSPRIQLQKNIHYDLYQKKDYLQDCIMGDGSSYRGTRATTEKGLRCQHWQATTPHDHRFLPSPRNGLEENYCRNPDRDKRGPWCYTVDPNVRHQSCGIKKCEDAVCMTCNGEDYRGTVDHTESGTECQRWDLQHPHKHPYHPNKYPDKGLDDNYCRNPDSSERPWCYTTDPGREREYCRIRVCTEKRPRPVNVTNGCFRGKGEGYRGRVNVTVSGIPCQRWDSQVPHKHHFVPEKYPCKDLQENYCRNPDGSEAPWCFTSRPTVRIAFCFHIRRCPDEQEAQECYYDHGKHYHGHVSKTRKGITCQPWAAQTPHVPQISPATHPEAHLEENYCRNPDNDSHGPWCYTMDPRTPFDYCAIKPCSGSAVPSIMENADAVAFEQCGQRDERLQQKGRIVGGQPGNSPWTVSIRNRAGVHFCGGSLVKEQWVISTRQCFSSCDADLTGYEVQLGTLFKDPGPGDPDQQTLPIVRIVCGPSESQLVMLKLARPAALTKRVALICLPPERYVVPEGTACEIAGWGETRGTADSSVLNVARLPVLAHSECNKALRGRLKESELCTAPLRAGVGACEGDYGGPLACLTADCWVLEGVITPSRVCARTDQPALFIRVSLYVDWIYKVMKMG from the exons ATGCAGCCCGTGCTGGGggtcctgctctccctggctgcGGCTCTGGGCTCAG GCCACCGCTCACCCCTCAATGACTTCCAGCGCCTGCGAGCCACCgagctgctggcagtgtccGTGGAGCCACCGCCACCGCTGCCGGCgcagggcactgcagagcagtgtgCCCAGCGCTGTGCCGCCAGCCTGGCTTGCCG GGCTTTCCACTATGACCGGCAGAGCCAgttgtgccagctgctgccctggaccCAGCACTCCCCCCGcatccagctgcagaaaaacatcCACTATGACCTGTACCAGAAGAAAG acTACCTGCAGGACTGCATCATGGGCGATGGCTCCAGCTACCGTGGCACACGGGCCACAACGGAGAAGGGGCTGCGCTGCCAGCATTGGCAAGCCACGACACCACATGACCACAG gttTCTGCCATCCCCCCGCAATGGGCTGGAGGAGAATTACTGCCGAAACCCTGACCGGGACAAGCGGGGCCCGTGGTGTTACACCGTTGATCCCAATGTCCGGCACCAGAGCTGCGGCATAAAGAAGTGTGAGGATG CTGTCTGCATGACCTGCAATGGGGAGGACTACCGTGGCACCGTGGACCACACGGAATCAGGGACGGAGTGCCAGCGCTGGgacctgcagcacccacacaAGCACCCCTATCACCCCAACAA GTACCCTGACAAGGGGCTAGATGACAATTACTGCCGCAACCCCGACAGCTCCGAGCGGCCCTGGTGCTACACCACCGACCCCGGGCGGGAGCGCGAATACTGCCGCATCCGTGTCTGCA CAGAAAAACGGCCACGGCCTGTCAACGTCACCAATGGCTGCTTCAGGGGCAAGGGTGAAGGCTACCGTGGCCGTGTGAATGTTACCGTGTCAGGGATCCCCTGCCAGCGCTGGGACTCCCAGGTGCCCCATAAGCACCACTTCGTGCCTGAGAAATACCCGTGCAA GGACCTGCAGGAGAACTACTGCCGCAACCCCGACGGATCAGAGGCACCGTGGTGCTTCACTTCCCGCCCCACTGTCCGCATCGCCTTCTGCTTCCACATCCGCCGCTGCCCTGATGAGCAGGAGGCCCAAG agTGCTACTACGACCACGGCAAGCACTACCATGGCCACGTCAGTAAGACACGCAAGGGAAtcacctgccagccctgggctgcccagaCACCCCACGTGCCCCA GATCTCGCCTGCCACCCACCCTGAGGCACACCTGGAGGAGAACTACTGCCGCAACCCCGATAACGACAGCCATGGCCCCTGGTGCTACACCATGGACCCCCGTACCCCCTTTGACTATTGTGCCATCAAGCCCTGTT ctggcagcgCAGTGCCCTCCATCATGGAGAATGCAG ACGCAGTGGCATTTGAGCAGTGTGGCCAGCGGGACGAGAGGTTGCAGCAGAAGGGGCGCATTGTTGGTGGCCAGCCTGGCAACTCACCCTGGACTGTCAGCATCCGCAACCG ggcTGGTGTGCACTTCTGTGGGGGATCCCTGGTGAAGGAGCAGTGGGTGATCAGCACACGCCAGTGCTTCTCCTCCTG TGATGCCGACCTGACGGGCTATGAGGTGCAGCTGGGGACACTCTTCAAGGACCCTGGCCCCGGGGACCCTGACCAACAGACCCTCCCCATCGTCCGGATCGTCTGTGGCCCCTCTGAGtcccagctggtgatgctgaaGCTGGCAAG GCCAGCTGCTCTGACCAAGCGTGTGGCCCTGATCTGCCTGCCCCCCGAGCGCTACGTTGTGCCTGAGGGCACTGCCTGCGAGATCGCTGGCTGGGGGGAAACCAGAG gcACGGCAGACAGCAGCGTGCTGAACGTGGCACGGCTGCCGGTGCTGGCCCACAGTGAGTGCAACAAGGCGCTGCGTGGGCGCCTCAAGGAGAGCGAGCTGTGCACTGCCCCGCTGCGTGCCGGCGTGGGTGCCTGCGag GGCGATTACGGTGGACCACTGGCTTGCCTCACCGCTGactgctgggtgctggagggGGTGATCACCCCCTCCCGTGTCTGTGCCCGCACTGACCAGCCCGCCCTCTTCATCCGTGTTTCCCTCTATGTCGACTGGATCTACAAGGTGATGAAGATGGGTTGA
- the MST1 gene encoding hepatocyte growth factor-like protein isoform X2 encodes MQPVLGVLLSLAAALGSGHRSPLNDFQRLRATELLAVSVEPPPPLPAQGTAEQCAQRCAASLACRAFHYDRQSQLCQLLPWTQHSPRIQLQKNIHYDLYQKKDYLQDCIMGDGSSYRGTRATTEKGLRCQHWQATTPHDHRFLPSPRNGLEENYCRNPDRDKRGPWCYTVDPNVRHQSCGIKKCEDAVCMTCNGEDYRGTVDHTESGTECQRWDLQHPHKHPYHPNKYPDKGLDDNYCRNPDSSERPWCYTTDPGREREYCRIRVCKKRPRPVNVTNGCFRGKGEGYRGRVNVTVSGIPCQRWDSQVPHKHHFVPEKYPCKDLQENYCRNPDGSEAPWCFTSRPTVRIAFCFHIRRCPDEQEAQECYYDHGKHYHGHVSKTRKGITCQPWAAQTPHVPQISPATHPEAHLEENYCRNPDNDSHGPWCYTMDPRTPFDYCAIKPCSGSAVPSIMENADAVAFEQCGQRDERLQQKGRIVGGQPGNSPWTVSIRNRAGVHFCGGSLVKEQWVISTRQCFSSCDADLTGYEVQLGTLFKDPGPGDPDQQTLPIVRIVCGPSESQLVMLKLARPAALTKRVALICLPPERYVVPEGTACEIAGWGETRGTADSSVLNVARLPVLAHSECNKALRGRLKESELCTAPLRAGVGACEGDYGGPLACLTADCWVLEGVITPSRVCARTDQPALFIRVSLYVDWIYKVMKMG; translated from the exons ATGCAGCCCGTGCTGGGggtcctgctctccctggctgcGGCTCTGGGCTCAG GCCACCGCTCACCCCTCAATGACTTCCAGCGCCTGCGAGCCACCgagctgctggcagtgtccGTGGAGCCACCGCCACCGCTGCCGGCgcagggcactgcagagcagtgtgCCCAGCGCTGTGCCGCCAGCCTGGCTTGCCG GGCTTTCCACTATGACCGGCAGAGCCAgttgtgccagctgctgccctggaccCAGCACTCCCCCCGcatccagctgcagaaaaacatcCACTATGACCTGTACCAGAAGAAAG acTACCTGCAGGACTGCATCATGGGCGATGGCTCCAGCTACCGTGGCACACGGGCCACAACGGAGAAGGGGCTGCGCTGCCAGCATTGGCAAGCCACGACACCACATGACCACAG gttTCTGCCATCCCCCCGCAATGGGCTGGAGGAGAATTACTGCCGAAACCCTGACCGGGACAAGCGGGGCCCGTGGTGTTACACCGTTGATCCCAATGTCCGGCACCAGAGCTGCGGCATAAAGAAGTGTGAGGATG CTGTCTGCATGACCTGCAATGGGGAGGACTACCGTGGCACCGTGGACCACACGGAATCAGGGACGGAGTGCCAGCGCTGGgacctgcagcacccacacaAGCACCCCTATCACCCCAACAA GTACCCTGACAAGGGGCTAGATGACAATTACTGCCGCAACCCCGACAGCTCCGAGCGGCCCTGGTGCTACACCACCGACCCCGGGCGGGAGCGCGAATACTGCCGCATCCGTGTCTGCA AAAAACGGCCACGGCCTGTCAACGTCACCAATGGCTGCTTCAGGGGCAAGGGTGAAGGCTACCGTGGCCGTGTGAATGTTACCGTGTCAGGGATCCCCTGCCAGCGCTGGGACTCCCAGGTGCCCCATAAGCACCACTTCGTGCCTGAGAAATACCCGTGCAA GGACCTGCAGGAGAACTACTGCCGCAACCCCGACGGATCAGAGGCACCGTGGTGCTTCACTTCCCGCCCCACTGTCCGCATCGCCTTCTGCTTCCACATCCGCCGCTGCCCTGATGAGCAGGAGGCCCAAG agTGCTACTACGACCACGGCAAGCACTACCATGGCCACGTCAGTAAGACACGCAAGGGAAtcacctgccagccctgggctgcccagaCACCCCACGTGCCCCA GATCTCGCCTGCCACCCACCCTGAGGCACACCTGGAGGAGAACTACTGCCGCAACCCCGATAACGACAGCCATGGCCCCTGGTGCTACACCATGGACCCCCGTACCCCCTTTGACTATTGTGCCATCAAGCCCTGTT ctggcagcgCAGTGCCCTCCATCATGGAGAATGCAG ACGCAGTGGCATTTGAGCAGTGTGGCCAGCGGGACGAGAGGTTGCAGCAGAAGGGGCGCATTGTTGGTGGCCAGCCTGGCAACTCACCCTGGACTGTCAGCATCCGCAACCG ggcTGGTGTGCACTTCTGTGGGGGATCCCTGGTGAAGGAGCAGTGGGTGATCAGCACACGCCAGTGCTTCTCCTCCTG TGATGCCGACCTGACGGGCTATGAGGTGCAGCTGGGGACACTCTTCAAGGACCCTGGCCCCGGGGACCCTGACCAACAGACCCTCCCCATCGTCCGGATCGTCTGTGGCCCCTCTGAGtcccagctggtgatgctgaaGCTGGCAAG GCCAGCTGCTCTGACCAAGCGTGTGGCCCTGATCTGCCTGCCCCCCGAGCGCTACGTTGTGCCTGAGGGCACTGCCTGCGAGATCGCTGGCTGGGGGGAAACCAGAG gcACGGCAGACAGCAGCGTGCTGAACGTGGCACGGCTGCCGGTGCTGGCCCACAGTGAGTGCAACAAGGCGCTGCGTGGGCGCCTCAAGGAGAGCGAGCTGTGCACTGCCCCGCTGCGTGCCGGCGTGGGTGCCTGCGag GGCGATTACGGTGGACCACTGGCTTGCCTCACCGCTGactgctgggtgctggagggGGTGATCACCCCCTCCCGTGTCTGTGCCCGCACTGACCAGCCCGCCCTCTTCATCCGTGTTTCCCTCTATGTCGACTGGATCTACAAGGTGATGAAGATGGGTTGA
- the MST1 gene encoding hepatocyte growth factor-like protein isoform X4, producing MQPVLGVLLSLAAALGSGHRSPLNDFQRLRATELLAVSVEPPPPLPAQGTAEQCAQRCAASLACRAFHYDRQSQLCQLLPWTQHSPRIQLQKNIHYDLYQKKDYLQDCIMGDGSSYRGTRATTEKGLRCQHWQATTPHDHRFLPSPRNGLEENYCRNPDRDKRGPWCYTVDPNVRHQSCGIKKCEDAVCMTCNGEDYRGTVDHTESGTECQRWDLQHPHKHPYHPNKYPDKGLDDNYCRNPDSSERPWCYTTDPGREREYCRIRVCTEKRPRPVNVTNGCFRGKGEGYRGRVNVTVSGIPCQRWDSQVPHKHHFVPEKYPCKDLQENYCRNPDGSEAPWCFTSRPTVRIAFCFHIRRCPDEQEAQECYYDHGKHYHGHVSKTRKGITCQPWAAQTPHVPQISPATHPEAHLEENYCRNPDNDSHGPWCYTMDPRTPFDYCAIKPCSGSAVPSIMENADAVAFEQCGQRDERLQQKGRIVGGQPGNSPWTVSIRNRAGVHFCGGSLVKEQWVISTRQCFSSCDADLTGYEVQLGTLFKDPGPGDPDQQTLPIVRIVCGPSESQLVMLKLARPAALTKRVALICLPPERYVVPEGTACEIAGWGETRASPAHAIPL from the exons ATGCAGCCCGTGCTGGGggtcctgctctccctggctgcGGCTCTGGGCTCAG GCCACCGCTCACCCCTCAATGACTTCCAGCGCCTGCGAGCCACCgagctgctggcagtgtccGTGGAGCCACCGCCACCGCTGCCGGCgcagggcactgcagagcagtgtgCCCAGCGCTGTGCCGCCAGCCTGGCTTGCCG GGCTTTCCACTATGACCGGCAGAGCCAgttgtgccagctgctgccctggaccCAGCACTCCCCCCGcatccagctgcagaaaaacatcCACTATGACCTGTACCAGAAGAAAG acTACCTGCAGGACTGCATCATGGGCGATGGCTCCAGCTACCGTGGCACACGGGCCACAACGGAGAAGGGGCTGCGCTGCCAGCATTGGCAAGCCACGACACCACATGACCACAG gttTCTGCCATCCCCCCGCAATGGGCTGGAGGAGAATTACTGCCGAAACCCTGACCGGGACAAGCGGGGCCCGTGGTGTTACACCGTTGATCCCAATGTCCGGCACCAGAGCTGCGGCATAAAGAAGTGTGAGGATG CTGTCTGCATGACCTGCAATGGGGAGGACTACCGTGGCACCGTGGACCACACGGAATCAGGGACGGAGTGCCAGCGCTGGgacctgcagcacccacacaAGCACCCCTATCACCCCAACAA GTACCCTGACAAGGGGCTAGATGACAATTACTGCCGCAACCCCGACAGCTCCGAGCGGCCCTGGTGCTACACCACCGACCCCGGGCGGGAGCGCGAATACTGCCGCATCCGTGTCTGCA CAGAAAAACGGCCACGGCCTGTCAACGTCACCAATGGCTGCTTCAGGGGCAAGGGTGAAGGCTACCGTGGCCGTGTGAATGTTACCGTGTCAGGGATCCCCTGCCAGCGCTGGGACTCCCAGGTGCCCCATAAGCACCACTTCGTGCCTGAGAAATACCCGTGCAA GGACCTGCAGGAGAACTACTGCCGCAACCCCGACGGATCAGAGGCACCGTGGTGCTTCACTTCCCGCCCCACTGTCCGCATCGCCTTCTGCTTCCACATCCGCCGCTGCCCTGATGAGCAGGAGGCCCAAG agTGCTACTACGACCACGGCAAGCACTACCATGGCCACGTCAGTAAGACACGCAAGGGAAtcacctgccagccctgggctgcccagaCACCCCACGTGCCCCA GATCTCGCCTGCCACCCACCCTGAGGCACACCTGGAGGAGAACTACTGCCGCAACCCCGATAACGACAGCCATGGCCCCTGGTGCTACACCATGGACCCCCGTACCCCCTTTGACTATTGTGCCATCAAGCCCTGTT ctggcagcgCAGTGCCCTCCATCATGGAGAATGCAG ACGCAGTGGCATTTGAGCAGTGTGGCCAGCGGGACGAGAGGTTGCAGCAGAAGGGGCGCATTGTTGGTGGCCAGCCTGGCAACTCACCCTGGACTGTCAGCATCCGCAACCG ggcTGGTGTGCACTTCTGTGGGGGATCCCTGGTGAAGGAGCAGTGGGTGATCAGCACACGCCAGTGCTTCTCCTCCTG TGATGCCGACCTGACGGGCTATGAGGTGCAGCTGGGGACACTCTTCAAGGACCCTGGCCCCGGGGACCCTGACCAACAGACCCTCCCCATCGTCCGGATCGTCTGTGGCCCCTCTGAGtcccagctggtgatgctgaaGCTGGCAAG GCCAGCTGCTCTGACCAAGCGTGTGGCCCTGATCTGCCTGCCCCCCGAGCGCTACGTTGTGCCTGAGGGCACTGCCTGCGAGATCGCTGGCTGGGGGGAAACCAGAG catccCCTGCCCATGCCATTCCCCTGTAG
- the MST1 gene encoding hepatocyte growth factor-like protein isoform X3, whose amino-acid sequence MQPVLGVLLSLAAALGSGLSTMTGRASCASCCPGPSTPPASSCRKTSTMTCTRRKTTCRTASWAMAPATVAHGPQRRRGCAASIGKPRHHMTTGQKIPGSSPTHSAASRFLPSPRNGLEENYCRNPDRDKRGPWCYTVDPNVRHQSCGIKKCEDAVCMTCNGEDYRGTVDHTESGTECQRWDLQHPHKHPYHPNKYPDKGLDDNYCRNPDSSERPWCYTTDPGREREYCRIRVCTEKRPRPVNVTNGCFRGKGEGYRGRVNVTVSGIPCQRWDSQVPHKHHFVPEKYPCKDLQENYCRNPDGSEAPWCFTSRPTVRIAFCFHIRRCPDEQEAQECYYDHGKHYHGHVSKTRKGITCQPWAAQTPHVPQISPATHPEAHLEENYCRNPDNDSHGPWCYTMDPRTPFDYCAIKPCSGSAVPSIMENADAVAFEQCGQRDERLQQKGRIVGGQPGNSPWTVSIRNRAGVHFCGGSLVKEQWVISTRQCFSSCDADLTGYEVQLGTLFKDPGPGDPDQQTLPIVRIVCGPSESQLVMLKLARPAALTKRVALICLPPERYVVPEGTACEIAGWGETRGTADSSVLNVARLPVLAHSECNKALRGRLKESELCTAPLRAGVGACEGDYGGPLACLTADCWVLEGVITPSRVCARTDQPALFIRVSLYVDWIYKVMKMG is encoded by the exons ATGCAGCCCGTGCTGGGggtcctgctctccctggctgcGGCTCTGGGCTCAG GGCTTTCCACTATGACCGGCAGAGCCAgttgtgccagctgctgccctggaccCAGCACTCCCCCCGcatccagctgcagaaaaacatcCACTATGACCTGTACCAGAAGAAAG acTACCTGCAGGACTGCATCATGGGCGATGGCTCCAGCTACCGTGGCACACGGGCCACAACGGAGAAGGGGCTGCGCTGCCAGCATTGGCAAGCCACGACACCACATGACCACAG GGCAAAAGATTCCTGGCAGCTCTCCTACccactctgctgccagcaggttTCTGCCATCCCCCCGCAATGGGCTGGAGGAGAATTACTGCCGAAACCCTGACCGGGACAAGCGGGGCCCGTGGTGTTACACCGTTGATCCCAATGTCCGGCACCAGAGCTGCGGCATAAAGAAGTGTGAGGATG CTGTCTGCATGACCTGCAATGGGGAGGACTACCGTGGCACCGTGGACCACACGGAATCAGGGACGGAGTGCCAGCGCTGGgacctgcagcacccacacaAGCACCCCTATCACCCCAACAA GTACCCTGACAAGGGGCTAGATGACAATTACTGCCGCAACCCCGACAGCTCCGAGCGGCCCTGGTGCTACACCACCGACCCCGGGCGGGAGCGCGAATACTGCCGCATCCGTGTCTGCA CAGAAAAACGGCCACGGCCTGTCAACGTCACCAATGGCTGCTTCAGGGGCAAGGGTGAAGGCTACCGTGGCCGTGTGAATGTTACCGTGTCAGGGATCCCCTGCCAGCGCTGGGACTCCCAGGTGCCCCATAAGCACCACTTCGTGCCTGAGAAATACCCGTGCAA GGACCTGCAGGAGAACTACTGCCGCAACCCCGACGGATCAGAGGCACCGTGGTGCTTCACTTCCCGCCCCACTGTCCGCATCGCCTTCTGCTTCCACATCCGCCGCTGCCCTGATGAGCAGGAGGCCCAAG agTGCTACTACGACCACGGCAAGCACTACCATGGCCACGTCAGTAAGACACGCAAGGGAAtcacctgccagccctgggctgcccagaCACCCCACGTGCCCCA GATCTCGCCTGCCACCCACCCTGAGGCACACCTGGAGGAGAACTACTGCCGCAACCCCGATAACGACAGCCATGGCCCCTGGTGCTACACCATGGACCCCCGTACCCCCTTTGACTATTGTGCCATCAAGCCCTGTT ctggcagcgCAGTGCCCTCCATCATGGAGAATGCAG ACGCAGTGGCATTTGAGCAGTGTGGCCAGCGGGACGAGAGGTTGCAGCAGAAGGGGCGCATTGTTGGTGGCCAGCCTGGCAACTCACCCTGGACTGTCAGCATCCGCAACCG ggcTGGTGTGCACTTCTGTGGGGGATCCCTGGTGAAGGAGCAGTGGGTGATCAGCACACGCCAGTGCTTCTCCTCCTG TGATGCCGACCTGACGGGCTATGAGGTGCAGCTGGGGACACTCTTCAAGGACCCTGGCCCCGGGGACCCTGACCAACAGACCCTCCCCATCGTCCGGATCGTCTGTGGCCCCTCTGAGtcccagctggtgatgctgaaGCTGGCAAG GCCAGCTGCTCTGACCAAGCGTGTGGCCCTGATCTGCCTGCCCCCCGAGCGCTACGTTGTGCCTGAGGGCACTGCCTGCGAGATCGCTGGCTGGGGGGAAACCAGAG gcACGGCAGACAGCAGCGTGCTGAACGTGGCACGGCTGCCGGTGCTGGCCCACAGTGAGTGCAACAAGGCGCTGCGTGGGCGCCTCAAGGAGAGCGAGCTGTGCACTGCCCCGCTGCGTGCCGGCGTGGGTGCCTGCGag GGCGATTACGGTGGACCACTGGCTTGCCTCACCGCTGactgctgggtgctggagggGGTGATCACCCCCTCCCGTGTCTGTGCCCGCACTGACCAGCCCGCCCTCTTCATCCGTGTTTCCCTCTATGTCGACTGGATCTACAAGGTGATGAAGATGGGTTGA
- the LOC101810254 gene encoding acylamino-acid-releasing enzyme-like, with amino-acid sequence MATGTEEGAEAARGPAARYRELSRFPAITRAALRAAAGDQTFQLYTECSRPDLARRRLLRFGPPPGARGTAGARGVPGAHSAWPAAAAVRAALRLLSRDSPTGQRRAALKRCPPQGHELLEVWDSGGCSHSVDLTALGKHGDVYTEGPFACLAWSHSETRLLYVAEKSRPKPQPLCPWDVPGAASPAAEDEDEEGKQFVYHEDWGEALSTRSVPVLCVLDLEGLSLSVLEGVPEHLSPGQALWSLDDRGVVFVGWWHEPFRLGLNACSNRRSGIFHLDLASGCCELLSAENVSVCSPRLSPDGQRLLYLEGVVGGPHRQCLRLCMLTWQTRQTVTVLDVVQEPTEAFAGLYTEVLPPQCWAADSRRAVLSTPQRSRTDLLLVDVEMSTVTNLTAGSPEGCWELLTLQWDLLVATCSAPHHPPSLVVAVLPPAGQELSLGWVLVEDTPTVPGVTWKTLTVQPPCSGPGPTAQDTQAFEALLLRPSDGTPPHPLVVCPHGGPHAVFDARWRPSMAALCQLGFAVLLVNYRGSLGFGQASISSLLSRVGEQDVADTQLAVEQALHREPLDPHRLALLAGSHGAFIALHLLTREPKRYRACALRSPVSNLPTQLGTSDIPDWRYTSLGLPYSFERVPRAEEVATMLLRSPIAQAAQVQTPVLLCVGARDRRVSPMQALELYRVLRARGVPARLLWYPEGGHALAGVETEADVFKNCAHWLLQHLGQPRRDGTGQHSP; translated from the exons ATGGCCACAGGGACCGAGGAGGGTGCGGAG GCGGCCCGCGGCCCCGCTGCCCGCTACCGGGAGCTGAGCCGGTTCCCTGCCATCACGCGTGCCGCCCTCAGGGCCGCGGCTGGGGACCAGACCTTCCAGCTCTACACCG AGTGCAGCCGCCCCGACCTGGCCCGCCGGCGGCTCCTGCGCttcgg ccccccccccggtgcccGTGGCACGGCCGGTGCCCGCGGCGTTCCCGGTGCCCACAGCGCATGGCCCGCCGCAGCCGCCGTCCGTGCCGCCCTCAGGCTCCTCAGCCGGGACTCGCCCACGGGGCAGCGCCGCGCCGCGCTCAAACGCTGCCCGCCGCAGGGCCACGAGCTGCTGGAG GTGTGGGACAGCGGAGGATGCAGCCACAGCGTGGATCTCACGGCGCTGGGGAAGCATGGGGACGTCTACACGGAGG GGCCCTTTGCCTGCCTGGCCTGGTCACACTCAGAGACACGGCTCCTCTATGTGGCTGAGAAGAGCCGGCCCAAaccacagcccctgtgcccctgggaCGTGCCAGGCGCAGCCTCGCCGGCAgcagaggatgaggatgaggag GGCAAGCAGTTTGTGTACCACGAGGACTGGGGAGAGGCCCTCAGCACACGCAGCGTGCCAGTTCTTTGTGTCCTGGACCTGGAGGGCCTCAGCCTGTCAGTGCTGGAGGGAGTCCCAGAGCACCTCTCCCCTGGCCAG GCCCTGTGGTCCCTGGATGACCGTGGTGTGGTGTTCGTGGGCTGGTGGCACGAGCCCTTCCGCCTGGGGCTGAACGCCTGCTCCAACAGGAG GTCAGGGATTTTCCACTTGGACCTGGCCAGTGGGTGCTGCG agctgctgtcagcagagaaTGTTTCTGTCTGCTCCCCCCGGCTGAGCCCTGATGGCCAGCGCCTGCTGTACCTGGAGGGGGTTGTGGGGGGGCCCCACCGGCAGTGTCTGCGCCTGTGCATG ctcacctggcagaCAAGGCAGACGGTGACAGTGCTCGACGTGGTGCAGGAGCCCACAGAGG CCTTTGCTGGGCTTtacacagaggtgctgccaccacagtgctgggcagctgaCAGCCGGCGAGCCGTGCTGAGCACCCCTCAGCGGAGTCGCACG GATTTACTCCTCGTGGATGTGGAGATGTCCACCGTCACCAACCTGACAGCAG GGTCACCTGaagggtgctgggagctgctcactCTCCAGTGGGACCTGCTGGTGGCCACCTGCTCAGCCCCCCACCATCCCCCCAGCCTG GTGGTGGCcgtgctgcctccagcaggcCAGGAGTTGTCCCTTGGCTGGGTGCTAGTGGAGGACACCCCAACAGTGCCTGGTGTCACCTGGAAGACTCTGACGGTCCAGCCACCCTGCAGTGGCCCGGGCCCCACTGCACAGG ACACCCAGGCTTttgaggctctgctgctgaggccCTCAGATGGCACACCACCGCACCCCCTCGTTGTGTGCCCCCATG GTGGTCCCCATGCTGTCTTTGATGCCCGCTGGCGTCCGAGCATGGCTGCACTGTGCCAGCTGGGCTTCGCCGTGCTCCTAG TGAACTACCGTGGCTCCCTGGGCTTTGGGCAGGCCAGCATCAGCTCCCTGCTTTCCCGTGTGGGTGAGCAGGATGTGGCAGACACCCAG CTGGCAGTGGAGCAGGCGCTGCACAGAGAGCCCCTGGACCCGCACcgcctggccctgctggctggCTCTCACGGAGCCTTCATCGCCCTCCACCTCCTCACCCGGGAGCCCAAGCGTTACCGAGCCTGTGCCCTGCGCAGCCCCGTTTCCAACCTGCCCACACAGCTGGGCACCTCTGACATCCCTGACTG GCGCTAcacctccctggggctgccctaCTCCTTTGAGCGGGTGCCACGTGCTGAGGAGGTGGCCACAATGCTACTGCGCTCGCCCATCGCCCAGGCAGCCCAG gtgcagacaccggtgctgctgtgtgtgggtGCCCGGGACCGGCGCGTCAGCCCCATGCAGGCGCTGGAGCTGTACCGGGTGCTGCGGGCCAGGGGAGTGCCAGCACG gctgctgtggtACCCAGAGGGTGGCCACGCACTGGCTGGTGTGGAGACGGAGGCCGATGTCTTCAAGAACTGTGCCCACTGGCTTCTCCAGCACCTGGGGCAGCCCAGGCGGGATGGGacaggccagcacagcccctaG